TGGCGTATAGGCAGTGTAATAAAGAGGGAGCTGATCCTCCTCGAGGATCTCACCCCTGTGAAGGTTTGTAAGGGGGACCTCCGCGGTAGGTATCAACCATAGGTCATCGTTGGCACAGCGATACAGATCCTCCGCAAACTTGGGCAGCTGCCCCGTGCCGGTCATGGTATCGCTGTTAACCAGAAACGGGGGGGCCACCTCCGTGTAGCCGTTCTGACAGTGAAGGTCCAGCATATACTGAATCAATGCCCTTTCCAACCGGGCCCCAAGCCCCTTGAGAACCACAAACCGGCTCTCCGCCAAGCGGACCGCCCTTTCAAACTCCATTATCCCCAGGGCCTCTCCCACTTCCCAATGAGGTCTTGGGGTAAAATCAAACCGCCTAGGCTCTCCCCAGGTCCTTACAACCGGGTTGCAGGACTCGTCCACACCCACCGGCACTGATTCATGAGGCCTGTTTGGCATTCTCAACAAAAGATCGTCGAGCTCCTCCTCAACTGAGGACAGCTCCCCCTCCAGCGAGGAGACCTGGTCTCCTATGGCGCGCATCTGCTCCATGAGTTCCTTCGGATCTTCCCCACGGCGCTTCATATCCCCGACCTTTCGGGAACCCTCGTTACGCCTGGCCTTAAGCTCCTCAACCTCCGCCAGAATCTGACGACGCCTTCCATCAAGAGATATAAGCCGATCCAGCGGGAAGTCGGAGTTCCGAGCCGTTAAATAAGATCTAGCTTCCTCCAGATTCTCCCTCACCCATCGCAGATCCATCATCTGAACTTAGTCCTCCTTCTGCCCCTGATCCTTTCGTATCTGATCCAAAAGCCTGGCCATCTCAAGGGCGGTCAAAGCCGCTTCGGCCCCCTTATTACCAGATTTGCTGCCAGCCCTCAACAAGGCCTGCTCCAGGTTATCGCAGGTAAGGACCCCAAAGGCCACCGGAACCCTCTGATCCAAACCAACCGCCGCCAAGCCCTTGCTAGCCTCCGCAGCCACGTAATCAAAGTGCGGAGTGTCTCCTCTTATTATGGCTCCCAATGCCACTATACCGTCATAGCGTCCGGTGAGGGCCAACTCCTTAACCACCAGAGGAATCTCCCAAGCCCCAGGAACCCAAAAAACGTCCACGTCCTGATGCCTCACGTCATGCCTGAAAAGGGCATCCTTGGCCCCCTCCAGAAGCTTTGATGATATCAGCTCGTTAAATCTAGACACCACAACCGCAAACCTCAACCCAGTTCCTATCAGTTTCCCGGAATAAACCCTCACGTCATGACCCCCTCAACAGCCAATTAATTTAAAATTTAAAACATCAAAACCCAAAGCCCCAAAAGAGCAACCCCAACAGCCCTTAACCTTGTGCCTAACCCCAAAACTTTATCAAAGGTGTAGATGGTGGCCCAGCTTACACGACTTGGTCTTTAAATACCTCTCATTGTATGGGTTGGAAGGTATCTCTATGGGCACCCTCTCTACTATCTTAAGACCATACCCCTCCAAACCAACTATCTTTCTGGGGTTATTGGTCAACAGCCTTATCTCCTTCAACCCAAGATCAGCCAATATCTGGGCTCCCACACCATAATCCCTGAGATCTGCGTCAAAACCCAAGGCCTCGTTTGCCTCAACGGTGTCCATCCCCCGCTCCTGAAGCTCGTAAGCCTTGAGCTTGGCAAGCAATCCTATCCCCCGCCCCTCTTGCCTCATGTACAGCAGGACCCCAGCTCCCTCTTCCTCTATCATCTCCATGGCCCTATGAAGCTGAGGGCCGCAGTCACAACGGAGGGATCCCAATATGTCCCCAGTAAAGCACTCCGAATGAACCCGCACCAGAACCCCGGATTTACCCTCCACATCCCCCTTAACCAAGGCCATGTGAACCTTATCGGGGTCCTCATCCAATACAAACCTGTAACCGATGGCTCTAAAGTCGCCATAGGCGGTGGGCAGGTGTATCTCCGCCTCCCGCCTTACCAACTTCTCCCTGCGGCTTCTGTACCTTATGAGATCCTCGATGGAGATTATCATCAGCCCATGCTCCCTGGCAAAATTAACCAGCTGAGGGAGCCTTGCCATGGTACCATCTTCGTTCATGATCTCACATATCACACCCGCCGGAAAAAGCCCTGCGTACCTGGCAAGATCAACCGCCGCCTCCGTGTGGCCAGCCCTCTTCAAAACCCCTCCCCTTCTGGCTATGAGGGGGAAAAGGTGTCCAGGCCGCCGGAAATCCTCGGGTCTTGACTTGGGATCCGCCAACAACCTAGCAGTTAAAGCCCTCTCCTGGGCGGATATACCGGTGGTGGTACCCTCTTTGGCATCAACGCTGACGGTGAAAGCGGTCTCATGAAGGTCCGTGTTTCTCTCCACCATGGGGGCAAGCTCCAATCTCCTGGCTATCTCCTCGTCTACCGGAGCACATATCAACCCCCTGCCATACCGAGCCATGAAGTTTATGTCCTCCCCACGACAGAACTGGGCGGCCATAAGAAGGTCCCCCTCATTCTCCCGTTGGGCATCGTCAACAACTATCACCATTCCACCTTCGGATATCACCCTGAGAGCGTCTTCCACGCTCCCTAAGACATCCCTCATAGCATCCTCTGCCAACCTCTAACGCCCCCCAACGTCCCATCCGTAAAGGGCCAGCTTATCGTAGCTGATCCCATCATCCGCAACTCCCCCATGGACACCTTCCTTGGCAACCACCGGTGATCCCCCGAAGATGCCAAGCCAACGCATTACATATTTGCCTATTATATCCCCCTCCACATTAACCTTGTCCCCAACCTTAAGATCCACAAGGCAGGTCCTCTTCAACGTCTCGGGGATAAGACCCACAGAAAAGGCCTCATCAAGGGCGTCTATGACTGTTAG
This portion of the Thermanaerothrix sp. genome encodes:
- a CDS encoding bifunctional 3,4-dihydroxy-2-butanone-4-phosphate synthase/GTP cyclohydrolase II → MRDVLGSVEDALRVISEGGMVIVVDDAQRENEGDLLMAAQFCRGEDINFMARYGRGLICAPVDEEIARRLELAPMVERNTDLHETAFTVSVDAKEGTTTGISAQERALTARLLADPKSRPEDFRRPGHLFPLIARRGGVLKRAGHTEAAVDLARYAGLFPAGVICEIMNEDGTMARLPQLVNFAREHGLMIISIEDLIRYRSRREKLVRREAEIHLPTAYGDFRAIGYRFVLDEDPDKVHMALVKGDVEGKSGVLVRVHSECFTGDILGSLRCDCGPQLHRAMEMIEEEGAGVLLYMRQEGRGIGLLAKLKAYELQERGMDTVEANEALGFDADLRDYGVGAQILADLGLKEIRLLTNNPRKIVGLEGYGLKIVERVPIEIPSNPYNERYLKTKSCKLGHHLHL
- the serS gene encoding serine--tRNA ligase — protein: MMDLRWVRENLEEARSYLTARNSDFPLDRLISLDGRRRQILAEVEELKARRNEGSRKVGDMKRRGEDPKELMEQMRAIGDQVSSLEGELSSVEEELDDLLLRMPNRPHESVPVGVDESCNPVVRTWGEPRRFDFTPRPHWEVGEALGIMEFERAVRLAESRFVVLKGLGARLERALIQYMLDLHCQNGYTEVAPPFLVNSDTMTGTGQLPKFAEDLYRCANDDLWLIPTAEVPLTNLHRGEILEEDQLPLYYTAYTPCFRREAGSYGRDVKGMLRVHQFSKVELVKICKPEDSYDELEKLTASAESVLRGLGLPYRVVCLCTGDMGFGASKTYDLEVWLPSQGCYREISSCSNCEDFQARRMNTRYRPKGGGKPRFVHTLNGSGIAVGRCLLAIVENFQRQDGSVDIPDPLVPYMGGIKRIVPSSSRS
- the ribE gene encoding 6,7-dimethyl-8-ribityllumazine synthase, with amino-acid sequence MRVYSGKLIGTGLRFAVVVSRFNELISSKLLEGAKDALFRHDVRHQDVDVFWVPGAWEIPLVVKELALTGRYDGIVALGAIIRGDTPHFDYVAAEASKGLAAVGLDQRVPVAFGVLTCDNLEQALLRAGSKSGNKGAEAALTALEMARLLDQIRKDQGQKED